Proteins encoded together in one Chryseobacterium wanjuense window:
- the nuoF gene encoding NADH-quinone oxidoreductase subunit NuoF, which yields MSKKLLLKDAHIEGIRYFETYRKQGGYTAAEKALKMTPDEILEEVKASGLRGRGGAGFPTGMKWSFLAKPEGVPRHLVVNADESEPGTFKDRYLMEFLPHLLIEGMLISSYCLGSNVSYIYIRGEYSWIPDILEEAIEEAKAAGFLGKNILGTGFDCEIYVQRGGGAYICGEETALLESLEGKRGNPRLKPPFPAVKGLWERPTVVNNVESIAAVVPIIDITGAEYAKIGVGRSTGTKLISACGNINKPGVYEIDMTITVEEFIYSDEYCGGIKDGKRLKACIPGGSSVPIVPANLLLKTVNGEPRYMNYESLADGGFATGTMMGSGGFIVLDEDQCIVEHTMTLARFYNHESCGQCTPCREGTGWMYKILKKIEKGEGKMEDIDLLWDIQRKIEGNTICPLGDAAAWPVAAAIRHFRDEFEWHIKNPELCLTQNYGLANYADPIPAPTV from the coding sequence ATGAGTAAAAAACTTTTACTTAAAGACGCACATATAGAAGGCATCCGCTACTTTGAAACATACCGTAAACAGGGAGGTTACACCGCAGCTGAAAAGGCCTTGAAGATGACTCCCGATGAAATTCTTGAAGAAGTAAAAGCTTCAGGACTTCGTGGACGTGGTGGAGCCGGATTCCCGACAGGGATGAAATGGAGCTTTTTGGCAAAGCCGGAAGGTGTTCCAAGACACTTGGTAGTAAATGCCGATGAATCTGAGCCGGGAACTTTCAAAGACAGATATCTGATGGAATTTCTTCCTCATTTATTGATTGAAGGAATGCTGATTTCGTCTTATTGTTTAGGCTCAAATGTTTCTTATATCTACATCCGTGGAGAATATTCATGGATTCCCGATATTTTAGAAGAAGCTATTGAAGAAGCAAAAGCAGCAGGATTTTTAGGTAAAAATATTTTAGGAACCGGTTTCGATTGTGAAATCTACGTTCAAAGAGGTGGTGGAGCATATATCTGCGGTGAAGAAACTGCATTGCTTGAATCTCTTGAAGGTAAAAGAGGAAACCCTAGATTAAAACCGCCATTCCCAGCTGTAAAAGGACTTTGGGAAAGACCAACGGTTGTAAATAACGTTGAATCTATCGCAGCAGTTGTTCCTATCATTGATATTACAGGAGCGGAATACGCTAAAATCGGTGTTGGAAGATCTACAGGTACAAAATTGATTTCTGCTTGTGGAAACATCAACAAACCGGGAGTTTATGAAATCGACATGACGATTACCGTTGAAGAATTCATTTACTCTGATGAATATTGCGGCGGAATAAAAGACGGAAAAAGATTAAAAGCTTGTATCCCTGGAGGAAGCTCTGTTCCGATCGTTCCAGCCAATTTGTTGCTTAAAACTGTAAACGGAGAACCAAGATACATGAACTACGAATCATTGGCAGACGGTGGTTTCGCTACCGGAACAATGATGGGTTCAGGAGGTTTCATCGTATTGGATGAAGACCAGTGTATCGTAGAACATACCATGACTTTAGCAAGATTTTACAATCACGAAAGTTGCGGACAGTGTACTCCTTGCCGTGAAGGTACGGGATGGATGTACAAAATTTTAAAGAAAATTGAAAAAGGAGAAGGAAAAATGGAAGATATCGATCTTCTTTGGGATATCCAGAGAAAAATTGAAGGAAACACCATTTGTCCGTTAGGTGATGCTGCAGCCTGGCCTGTTGCAGCAGCGATCCGTCATTTTAGGGATGAATTTGAATGGCACATTAAAAACCCGGAATTGTGTTTGACACAAAACTACGGTTTGGCAAACTATGCAGATCCTATTCCGGCGCCAACAGTTTAG